The Carcharodon carcharias isolate sCarCar2 chromosome 23, sCarCar2.pri, whole genome shotgun sequence genome has a window encoding:
- the LOC121294034 gene encoding telethonin-like: protein MKLSPAATLNSSLNEENSQRREFYSAEWEDQIMRTRPQDGCTLNEVNRARKESYDRKYQVTYLVQRSPNNIMRMGCLGEDLTEYLLPYRPLLPLPIFTPTPISTKVERAMTPSELSGIMEFERALGMSGSCQDKRDISEITKELPPVMQPVRLDGTKADMVQRSLSRSMSHEAQRG from the exons ATGAAGCTGTCACCCGCTGCCACTCTCAACTCCTCACTCAATGAggaaaacagccagaggagagagtTTTACTCAGCAGAGTGGGAGGATCAAATCATGAGAACTCGCCCTCAGGATGG ATGCACTTTAAACGAGGTGAATCGTGCCCGTAAGGAGAGTTACGACAGGAAATATCAGGTGACCTACTTGGTGCAGCGAAGCCCGAACAACATCATGAGGATGGGCTGCCTGGGTGAGGATCTAACTGAGTACCTCCTGCCATATCGtcccctgcttccactgcccatCTTCACACCGACTCCCATCAGCACTAAAGTGGAGAGGGCAATGACTCCATCAGAGCTGAGTGGCATCATGGAGTTCGAGCGGGCTCTGGGCATGAGTGGGAGCTGCCAGGACAAGAGAGACATCTCGGAGATCACCAAAGAACTTCCTCCAGTCATGCAGCCTGTCAGACTTGATGGCACGAAAGCAGACATGGTTCAAAGATCCCTGTCCAGGTCCATGTCTCACGAGGctcagagaggctga
- the LOC121269234 gene encoding phenylethanolamine N-methyltransferase-like, with product MLRSADVTDRYQLFNPQAYLQNNYMPPRANFDSEDCVVPWKLRCFASSFSTGEIRGHTLLDIGSGPTLYQVISACDFFNKIVMSDYLEVNREELQKWLRGEAGAFDWSLYIKYVCGLEGKSDQWEEKEQRLRETIKDVCHCDIMQPNPLHPKVLDPVDAISTTFCLESVCPDKKSLEKALANITSLLKPGGFLLMIGALGESYYLAGEVKLSVVPLDEDYVKEAVSKSGYRICVFKTYNMPSELKIGVDDVRGVFYLQAQKF from the exons ATGTTGAGATCTGCTGATGTCACTGATAGGTACCAGCTCTTCAATCCCCAGGCTTACCTTCAGAACAACTATATGCCTCCTCGAGCCAATTTTGACAGTGAGGACTGTGTCGTTCCCTGGAAACTCCGCTGCTTTGCATCTTCATTCTCAACAG GTGAAATCCGTGGCCACACCCTCCTGGACATTGGGTCCGGCCCAACTCTGTACCAGGTCATCAGCGCCTGTGACTTCTTCAACAAGATTGTGATGTCTGATTATTTGGAGGTGAACCGGGAGGAGTTGCAGAAATGGCTGCGAGGAGAGGCCGGAGCCTTCGACTGGAGCCTCTACATCAAATATGTCTGCGGCCTTGAGGGGAAGAG TGATCAGTgggaagagaaggagcagagactGCGGGAAACAATTAAAGATGTCTGTCACTGCGACATCATGCAGCCAAACCCTCTGCATCCTAAGGTGCTGGATCCTGTTGATGCTATCAGCACCACTTTCTGTCTCGAGTCTGTCTGTCCAGATAAGAAATCATTGGAGAAGGCGCTGGCCAACATCACTTCACTCCTGAAACCAGGAGGTTTCCTCCTGATGATCGGGGCACTTGGGGAATCTTATTACCTGGCTGGTGAGGTGAAACTCAGTGTTGTTCCTCTTGATGAAGATTACGTGAAGGAGGCAGTGAGCAAGTCTGGCTACAGAATCTGCGTCTTCAAAACATACAACATGCCGTCTGAACTGAAAATTGGGGTTGATGATGTGCGCGGTGTTTTCTATCTCCAAGCACAAAAATTCTGA